One Natator depressus isolate rNatDep1 chromosome 3, rNatDep2.hap1, whole genome shotgun sequence DNA segment encodes these proteins:
- the ATF3 gene encoding cyclic AMP-dependent transcription factor ATF-3, whose amino-acid sequence MMLQNPSQVSASEVSASAIVPCLSPTASLGFEDFTNLTPLVKEELRFAIQNKCLSHRMSSTLDTVTVLERPVEMSVLKAEFSPQEDERKKRRRERNKIAAAKCRNKKKEKTECLQKESEKLETINAELKAQIEELKNEKQHLIYMLNLHRPTCIVRAQNGRTPEDERNLFIQQIKEGTLQG is encoded by the exons ATGATGCTCCAAAACCCAAGCCAGGTATCTGCATCAGAAGTCAGCGCCTCCGCAATTGTTCCCTGTTTGTCTCCTACAGCATCACTGGGGTTTGAGGATTTCACAAATCTAACCCCACTGGTGAAGGAAGAATTGAGATTTGCCATCCAAAATAAGTGCCTATCCCACAGGATGTCTTCCACATTGGATACAGTGACAGTGTTGGAAAGACCTGTTGAAATGTCTGTTCTGAAAGCAGAG TTTTCACCCCaagaagatgaaaggaaaaagagaagaagggaAAGGAACAAAATTGCAGCTGCAAAATGCCGCAACAAAAAGAaggagaaaacagaatgtttgcagaaa GAATCAGAAAAGTTGGAAACTATCAACGCAGAACTAAAGGCCCAGATTGAAGAGCTAAAGAACGAGAAGCAACATTTGATATACATGCTCAATCTCCACAGGCCCACTTGCATAGTTCGAGCACAGAACGGGAGGACACCTGAGGATGAAAGAAACCTCTTTATTCAACAGATCAAAGAAGGAACATTGCAGGGTTAA